In Deltaproteobacteria bacterium, a single genomic region encodes these proteins:
- a CDS encoding NAD-dependent malic enzyme, which translates to MTGAKAVKKPKDGQTEFRSLELVPDPKPVCTYFDICQDEDGSPYMVSFVRGIALLRLVLTNKGTAFTREERRSLGLEGLLPSQVCTQEEQIERAYNGYCRQADPLARYQFLRGLQERHEILFYALVAKHLEEMMPVIYTPTVGDAVANFSKLYENPRGLSVSPDNIDAIDQMLEDYPLTDTRLIVATDSSAILGIGDQGYGGLAISIGKLALYTVGGGISPFHSMPVCLDVGTDTQHLLDDPLYVGARQTRMHGDSYIDFIDQFVSGVVKKMPRVVIQWEDLSKEAAFHVLHRYRDKVASFNDDIQGTGAVALAGVLRACRLKGEKITDQKFLVYGAGAGGIGVAWAIREALKREGLTHDEAMQRLFVYDSRGVLRDDRDLVEYKKPFARKASDFADWDIEGSSPTVLETIEQAGVTGLLGLSGQPGSFTREWVDAVSKNTTRPIVFALSNPTMLSEGTPEDFLSWTDGQALVATGSPFDDVKLSGKTYFANQGNNAFIFPGVGVGTVLSGATYISDDMVWEAAYALAEFTELHYGEEERLFPELSRLKDASKAVAVSVMRRAFVDGVATVDKVQDEAIEKYVEDRTWRPDYLPVRLANEGGRKF; encoded by the coding sequence ATGACGGGTGCTAAAGCTGTAAAGAAGCCTAAAGACGGTCAAACTGAATTTCGCTCACTGGAACTTGTTCCTGATCCGAAACCAGTATGTACTTACTTCGACATTTGCCAGGATGAAGATGGCTCACCGTATATGGTTAGCTTTGTCCGGGGTATCGCGCTCTTGCGTTTGGTATTAACCAATAAGGGCACAGCGTTCACACGTGAAGAACGCCGAAGTCTTGGGCTTGAGGGCCTTTTGCCTTCGCAGGTTTGCACGCAGGAAGAACAGATTGAGCGGGCATACAATGGTTATTGCCGTCAAGCAGACCCATTGGCGCGTTATCAGTTTTTGCGCGGGCTACAAGAGCGGCATGAAATTCTATTTTACGCATTGGTTGCTAAGCATCTCGAAGAGATGATGCCGGTCATCTATACGCCTACAGTTGGCGATGCTGTGGCCAACTTCAGTAAGCTTTATGAAAACCCTCGCGGCCTATCGGTCTCGCCGGATAACATTGATGCCATCGACCAGATGCTTGAAGATTATCCGTTGACGGATACGCGGCTTATCGTGGCGACCGATTCATCGGCAATTCTAGGTATCGGCGATCAGGGCTACGGTGGTTTAGCAATTTCGATAGGCAAGCTCGCACTCTACACCGTGGGCGGAGGCATTAGTCCTTTTCACAGTATGCCGGTGTGTCTTGATGTTGGAACCGATACGCAACATTTACTGGATGACCCACTCTATGTTGGTGCGCGCCAGACTCGAATGCATGGTGATAGTTACATCGATTTCATCGACCAATTTGTAAGCGGTGTTGTAAAGAAAATGCCACGGGTTGTGATTCAGTGGGAGGACCTTTCCAAGGAAGCGGCGTTCCATGTGTTGCATCGCTACCGTGATAAAGTGGCATCCTTTAACGACGACATCCAAGGAACGGGTGCTGTGGCACTTGCGGGTGTTTTACGGGCTTGCCGCCTCAAGGGCGAAAAAATCACTGACCAGAAGTTCTTGGTCTACGGTGCAGGAGCCGGTGGTATCGGGGTTGCATGGGCTATCAGAGAGGCTCTTAAGCGAGAGGGCCTCACTCACGATGAAGCCATGCAGCGTTTGTTTGTATACGATTCACGAGGCGTACTTCGTGATGACCGAGACTTGGTTGAGTATAAAAAGCCATTCGCTCGCAAGGCTTCCGACTTTGCTGATTGGGACATTGAGGGAAGTAGTCCTACGGTTTTAGAAACCATTGAGCAAGCAGGCGTTACCGGCCTTTTGGGACTCAGCGGTCAGCCCGGGTCATTCACACGTGAATGGGTGGATGCCGTTTCAAAGAATACAACCCGTCCTATCGTGTTTGCATTGTCAAACCCGACGATGCTGAGCGAAGGCACTCCGGAAGACTTCCTTAGCTGGACAGATGGACAAGCTTTGGTGGCGACAGGCAGTCCGTTTGACGATGTTAAGCTTTCAGGGAAAACCTATTTTGCGAATCAGGGAAATAACGCATTTATTTTCCCCGGCGTTGGAGTGGGAACTGTTCTAAGCGGCGCAACCTACATCAGTGACGATATGGTTTGGGAAGCAGCATACGCTTTGGCAGAATTTACCGAGCTACATTACGGGGAAGAAGAACGACTTTTTCCTGAATTGAGCCGGTTAAAGGATGCCAGTAAAGCAGTGGCGGTTTCCGTCATGCGCCGAGCTTTCGTTGACGGTGTGGCTACTGTCGATAAAGTGCAAGACGAGGCTATTGAGAAGTACGTTGAAGACCGCACATGGAGACCGGATTATTTGCCGGTACGTTTGGCGAATGAGGGTGGACGAAAGTTCTAG